In one Hymenobacter sp. DG25B genomic region, the following are encoded:
- the trpS gene encoding tryptophan--tRNA ligase yields MSRILTGIQSTGRPHLGNLLGAILPAIELSKNTANDSLYFIADLHSLTTVRDAETLRQNTYAVAAAWLACGFDTEKNLFYRQSDVPQVTELTWYLSCFTPFPMLANAHSFKDKSDRLSDVNAGLFTYPVLMAADILLYDAEFVPVGKDQVQHLEIARDIAAAFNNRYGETFVLPQARVDEQVMLVPGLDGAKMSKSYGNIIDIFAEEKALLKTVRSIVSDSTPLEAPKNPDTDTTFKLYSLLATPAETDDMRQRYLAGGYGYGHAKQALFEVIMQRFATEREQFNFYMNNLPEVDARLAEGARKAQAYGSEVLNKVREKVGYLRR; encoded by the coding sequence ATGTCCCGAATTCTAACCGGCATCCAGAGTACCGGCCGTCCGCACTTAGGCAACCTGCTGGGGGCCATTCTTCCGGCCATTGAGCTGTCAAAAAACACGGCCAATGACTCCCTGTATTTCATTGCTGACCTGCACTCCCTCACCACCGTGCGCGATGCCGAAACGCTACGGCAAAACACCTACGCGGTGGCGGCCGCGTGGCTGGCCTGTGGCTTCGACACGGAGAAAAACCTGTTCTACCGGCAGTCGGATGTGCCACAGGTAACGGAGCTGACGTGGTACCTCTCCTGCTTCACGCCCTTCCCCATGCTGGCCAATGCCCACTCCTTCAAGGACAAAAGCGACCGGCTCTCTGATGTGAATGCGGGCCTGTTTACTTACCCGGTACTGATGGCGGCCGATATTCTGCTCTACGATGCCGAGTTTGTGCCCGTGGGCAAAGACCAGGTTCAGCACCTGGAAATAGCCCGCGACATTGCCGCCGCCTTCAACAACCGCTACGGCGAGACCTTTGTGCTGCCCCAGGCCCGCGTAGATGAGCAAGTGATGCTGGTGCCCGGCCTGGACGGCGCCAAAATGAGCAAGAGCTACGGCAACATCATTGATATCTTCGCCGAGGAAAAAGCCCTGCTGAAAACCGTGCGCAGCATTGTTTCCGACAGTACCCCGCTGGAAGCCCCCAAAAACCCCGACACCGATACCACCTTCAAGCTATACTCCCTGCTGGCTACGCCTGCCGAGACGGACGATATGCGCCAGCGCTACCTGGCCGGCGGCTACGGCTACGGCCACGCCAAACAAGCCCTGTTTGAGGTGATTATGCAGCGTTTTGCCACCGAGCGGGAGCAGTTCAACTTCTACATGAACAACCTGCCCGAGGTAGATGCCCGCCTGGCGGAGGGCGCCCGTAAGGCGCAGGCCTATGGCTCCGAAGTGCTGAATAAAGTGCGCGAGAAAGTGGGCTATCTGCGCCGTTAA
- a CDS encoding PKD domain-containing protein, whose translation MKNRFSLLFLFLALTYWQPLLAQAPVSGFTSTTLSTGWDEAVGLTFNKSGSQMFVWERPGRVWVVENGQKSLMLDIREEVGAWNDHGLLGFALHPQFDTNGYFYVFYLVDRHYLINYGTSNYNPTANDYLSATIGRLTRFKATKTASGYTVDPASRKMLIGSTKTNGLISTARGHVTGSLVFGTDGTLLVSTGDGASGSTTDFGSASNTYYTQSLADGTMRQKENVGSFRAQMVDCLSGKILRIDPETGAGIPSNPYYDANDPNAPRSKVWALGMRNPFRMSLRPGTGSTNPADANPGTLYVGDVGYMTWEEVSVVDKPRTNLGWPLYEGLTVHDPFMNNKISNPDAPNPLYGSGGCTQQYFFFQDLLKQATPTGTATFPNPCNTSQTIPATIPTFVHTRPLVDWNHNAAGPSRTGTFSGSTATTANIGASGSPVSGPQFGGSSVSGGVFYPYTDFPAPYANSYFFGDYVSGWMRNMTVDGSNKPSAVGNFVNSNCVVVYMATSPAEKGLFYVNFYPSEIRKITYNGANLPPVAVASSDKAYGPSPLAVQFTGSNSSDPEGQPLSYLWTFGDGTTSTQANPSHTFTAPSSAPTKFSVTLKVTDAQGNTAQTALTISPNNTPPQVTITSPPAGTLYPLSGNTTYQLRATVTDAEHSSSKLFYQWQTFLHHATHEHPEPIDTARETTTTVEPLGCVDEEYYYRIELTVTDAAGLATKKEVRLNPDCNSGTNNTLVAYGATWKYLDNGSDQGSNWRASSYDDASWKSGPGQLGYGDGDEATVVGYGPNASAKYVTTYFRKSISIANADNFTSFTGNLKRDDGAVVYVNGTEVYRTNLPTGGITYTTRAAGATDDGATAQTFTIPVSAFVSGTNVIAVEVHQSDPVSSDMSFDFSLTGISQSGTTNQLPVANAGADKSITLPASSVTLDGSATDTDGSIASYSWTQVSGPNTATFSSKTVAAPTVSGLVAGSYVFSLTATDDKGGVSPADQVSVTVNGSTSSNTIVAYGAAWKYLDNGTDQGSNWRASSYDDTSWKSGPGQLGYGDGDEATVVGYGPNASAKYVTTYFRKSISIANVSVYSSFSASIKRDDGAVVYVNGTEVYRSNLPTGTISYNTLAPMQAPDDGATAQTFTIPVSAFVSGTNVIAVEMHQNDVVSSDLSFDFSLTGTGSGGTSNQLPVANAGADKSVTLPTSSVVLDGSATDADGSIASYAWSQISGPNTATYSSKTVATPTVSGLIAGSYVFSLTATDNQGGVSAADQVTVTVNGTAAPSGLVAFGATWKYLDNGSDQGSNWRASSYDDTSWKSGPGQLGYGDGDEATVVGYGPNASAKYVTTYFRKSISIANVSVYSSFSASIKRDDGAVVYVNGTEVYRSNLPTGTISYNTLAPMQAPDDGATAQTFTIPVSAFVSGTNVIAVEMHQNDVVSSDLSFDFSLTGTGSSGSTNQLPVANAGADKSITLPTSSVTLDGSATDTDGSIASYSWTQVSGPNIATFSNTSVAAPTVSGLVVGSYVFSLVVTDNLGAASAADEVSITVNTQASNQPPVANAGTDQTITLPTSSVTLAGSASDADGSVASLAWSQTSGPNTATFSNNTEASPTVSNLVAGSYVFSLTATDNEGAGSTADEVTITVNSEPVSSSLIAFGATWKYLDNGTNQGNKWKAKNFNDANWKSGPSELGYGDGDEATVVSYGPNASNKYITTYFRKSISIANAAAFSSYTASLKRDDGVIVYVNGTEVYRNNMPSGRIYNTSLAAVATDDGATPITFSIPASAFVNGTNVIAAEIHQENGSSSDISFNLSLSGVSAAARTVASLTTSHATAASSAGISVYPNPSADGRFTIGLTEPLQGEVVYTLLSPLGARIATGRLQLAAPTATLSFDFSHEMPAVGMYYLQLGNGRKLKTQLKLLRQ comes from the coding sequence ATGAAAAACCGTTTCTCGCTTCTTTTCCTTTTTCTGGCGCTTACCTATTGGCAGCCGCTGCTGGCCCAGGCGCCGGTTAGCGGCTTTACCTCAACCACGCTTTCCACCGGCTGGGATGAGGCCGTGGGGCTGACGTTTAATAAGTCGGGCAGCCAGATGTTTGTGTGGGAGCGGCCCGGCCGGGTGTGGGTGGTGGAGAACGGGCAGAAAAGCCTTATGCTCGATATTCGGGAGGAAGTGGGCGCCTGGAACGACCACGGCCTGCTGGGCTTTGCCCTGCATCCGCAGTTTGATACCAACGGCTATTTCTACGTGTTTTATCTGGTAGACCGGCACTACCTGATCAACTACGGCACCAGTAACTACAACCCCACTGCCAACGACTACCTGAGTGCTACCATTGGCCGGCTCACGCGCTTCAAGGCCACCAAAACCGCCTCCGGCTACACCGTAGACCCCGCCAGCCGCAAGATGCTCATTGGGTCCACCAAAACCAACGGGCTGATTTCCACGGCCCGCGGCCACGTAACCGGGTCCCTGGTATTTGGTACCGATGGCACGCTGCTGGTGTCAACCGGGGACGGGGCCAGCGGCTCTACTACGGACTTCGGCAGCGCCTCCAATACCTACTACACTCAGTCGCTGGCCGATGGCACCATGCGACAGAAGGAAAACGTGGGCTCCTTCCGGGCCCAGATGGTAGACTGCCTGAGCGGCAAAATCCTGCGCATTGATCCGGAAACCGGGGCCGGCATCCCCAGCAACCCCTATTATGATGCCAACGACCCCAATGCGCCGCGCTCTAAAGTGTGGGCCTTGGGCATGCGCAATCCCTTCCGGATGAGCCTGCGCCCCGGCACCGGCAGCACCAACCCCGCCGACGCCAACCCCGGCACCCTGTATGTGGGCGACGTGGGCTACATGACCTGGGAAGAAGTGAGCGTGGTAGACAAGCCCCGCACCAACCTGGGCTGGCCGCTGTATGAGGGCCTGACGGTGCACGACCCCTTCATGAACAACAAAATTTCTAATCCTGATGCCCCGAACCCTCTCTACGGCTCGGGCGGCTGCACGCAGCAGTACTTCTTCTTCCAGGACCTGCTAAAGCAGGCTACGCCCACGGGCACGGCCACCTTCCCCAACCCCTGCAATACCAGCCAAACCATTCCCGCCACCATTCCCACCTTTGTGCACACCCGGCCGCTGGTAGACTGGAACCACAATGCTGCCGGGCCCTCGCGCACGGGTACGTTCAGTGGCTCCACGGCCACCACGGCCAATATCGGGGCGTCCGGCTCGCCCGTTTCCGGGCCGCAGTTTGGGGGTTCGTCCGTCTCCGGGGGCGTTTTTTATCCTTATACCGATTTCCCGGCGCCGTACGCCAACAGCTATTTCTTTGGCGACTATGTAAGCGGCTGGATGCGCAATATGACGGTGGATGGCAGCAACAAGCCCAGCGCCGTGGGCAACTTTGTAAACAGCAACTGCGTGGTGGTGTACATGGCCACCAGCCCGGCGGAAAAGGGGTTGTTCTACGTGAATTTCTACCCTTCAGAAATCCGGAAGATTACCTATAACGGCGCCAACCTGCCACCCGTAGCCGTAGCTTCTTCCGATAAAGCCTACGGCCCCAGTCCGCTGGCCGTGCAGTTCACCGGCAGCAACTCCTCGGACCCCGAAGGCCAGCCGCTTTCCTATCTGTGGACGTTTGGGGATGGCACTACCAGTACCCAGGCCAACCCCAGTCATACCTTTACCGCGCCCAGCAGCGCCCCCACCAAGTTCAGCGTTACACTGAAGGTAACCGATGCCCAGGGCAACACGGCGCAAACGGCCTTAACCATTTCGCCCAACAACACCCCACCGCAGGTTACCATTACCAGCCCGCCTGCCGGTACTTTATATCCTCTTTCCGGCAATACTACCTACCAGCTGCGGGCCACCGTGACGGATGCGGAGCATAGCAGCAGCAAGCTCTTCTATCAGTGGCAAACCTTCCTGCACCATGCCACGCACGAGCACCCCGAGCCTATAGATACCGCTCGTGAAACCACCACCACTGTAGAGCCGCTGGGCTGTGTAGACGAAGAATACTACTACCGCATTGAGCTTACCGTAACAGATGCCGCCGGCCTGGCCACGAAGAAAGAAGTACGGCTGAATCCGGATTGCAACTCGGGCACCAACAATACCCTGGTAGCATACGGAGCTACCTGGAAGTACCTGGATAATGGTTCTGACCAGGGCAGCAACTGGCGCGCTAGCAGCTATGATGATGCCAGCTGGAAAAGCGGGCCGGGCCAGCTCGGCTACGGCGACGGGGACGAAGCTACCGTGGTCGGCTACGGCCCCAATGCCAGTGCCAAGTACGTGACTACCTATTTCCGCAAAAGCATCAGTATTGCCAATGCCGATAACTTCACTTCCTTCACCGGCAACCTGAAGCGGGATGATGGGGCGGTAGTGTACGTGAACGGCACGGAAGTTTACCGCACCAACCTGCCCACCGGCGGCATTACCTACACCACCCGCGCCGCCGGGGCTACCGACGACGGGGCCACGGCCCAGACGTTTACCATTCCCGTATCGGCTTTCGTGTCCGGCACCAACGTCATTGCGGTGGAGGTGCACCAGTCCGACCCGGTTAGCTCGGATATGTCCTTTGACTTTTCCCTGACCGGGATTAGTCAGAGCGGGACTACAAATCAATTGCCGGTGGCCAATGCCGGGGCGGATAAGTCCATTACCCTGCCGGCCAGCAGCGTTACGCTGGATGGCTCGGCTACGGATACCGATGGCAGCATTGCTTCCTATAGCTGGACCCAGGTGAGTGGCCCGAATACCGCCACCTTCTCCAGCAAAACGGTGGCCGCGCCTACGGTTAGTGGGCTGGTGGCCGGCAGCTACGTCTTCAGCCTCACCGCCACCGATGATAAAGGCGGCGTCAGCCCCGCAGACCAGGTGAGCGTTACAGTGAATGGCAGCACCTCATCCAATACTATAGTGGCATACGGAGCTGCCTGGAAATACCTGGATAATGGCACTGACCAGGGCAGCAACTGGCGCGCTAGCAGCTATGATGATACCAGCTGGAAAAGCGGGCCGGGCCAGCTCGGCTACGGCGACGGGGATGAAGCTACCGTGGTCGGCTACGGCCCCAATGCCAGTGCCAAGTACGTGACTACCTATTTCCGTAAAAGCATCAGCATTGCCAATGTAAGTGTCTACAGCTCCTTCTCTGCCAGCATCAAGCGGGACGATGGGGCCGTGGTTTATGTCAATGGCACGGAAGTTTACCGCAGTAACTTGCCTACTGGCACCATCAGCTACAATACGCTGGCCCCCATGCAGGCACCCGATGACGGGGCCACGGCCCAGACGTTTACCATTCCGGTGTCAGCCTTCGTGTCCGGCACCAACGTCATAGCGGTGGAGATGCACCAGAACGATGTAGTCAGCTCGGATCTGTCGTTTGACTTCTCCCTGACCGGCACGGGCTCTGGCGGAACAAGCAATCAATTGCCGGTAGCCAATGCCGGGGCCGATAAGAGCGTGACGCTGCCTACCAGCAGCGTGGTGCTCGACGGCTCGGCTACCGATGCCGATGGGAGCATTGCTTCTTATGCCTGGAGCCAGATTAGTGGCCCCAATACGGCTACATACTCCAGCAAAACGGTGGCTACGCCTACTGTAAGCGGTTTAATAGCTGGCAGTTATGTCTTCAGCCTCACCGCCACCGACAACCAGGGCGGTGTGAGTGCGGCTGATCAGGTAACCGTGACCGTAAACGGAACCGCCGCTCCGAGTGGTCTGGTAGCCTTTGGGGCCACCTGGAAATACCTGGACAATGGTTCTGACCAGGGCAGCAACTGGCGCGCTAGCAGCTATGATGATACCAGCTGGAAAAGCGGGCCGGGCCAGCTCGGCTACGGCGACGGGGATGAAGCTACCGTGGTCGGCTACGGCCCCAATGCCAGTGCCAAGTACGTGACTACCTATTTCCGTAAAAGCATCAGCATTGCCAATGTAAGTGTCTACAGCTCCTTCTCTGCCAGCATCAAGCGGGACGATGGGGCCGTGGTTTATGTCAATGGCACGGAAGTTTACCGCAGTAACTTGCCTACTGGCACCATCAGCTACAATACGCTGGCCCCCATGCAGGCACCCGATGACGGGGCCACGGCCCAGACGTTTACCATTCCGGTGTCAGCCTTCGTGTCCGGCACCAACGTCATAGCGGTGGAGATGCACCAGAACGATGTAGTCAGCTCGGATCTGTCGTTTGACTTCTCCCTGACCGGCACGGGCTCCTCCGGCAGCACGAATCAATTACCCGTGGCTAACGCCGGGGCGGATAAAAGCATCACCTTACCCACCAGCAGTGTTACGCTGGATGGCTCGGCTACGGATACCGATGGCAGCATTGCCTCCTATAGCTGGACCCAGGTGAGTGGCCCCAACATCGCTACCTTCTCCAATACGTCGGTGGCCGCGCCCACGGTTAGTGGGCTGGTGGTCGGCAGCTACGTCTTCAGCCTGGTGGTAACCGATAATCTGGGAGCCGCCAGCGCCGCTGATGAGGTAAGCATTACCGTAAATACGCAGGCCAGTAATCAACCACCAGTAGCTAATGCTGGCACAGATCAGACCATTACCCTCCCGACCAGTAGTGTGACGCTGGCTGGCTCCGCTTCCGATGCCGATGGCAGTGTGGCCTCCCTGGCGTGGAGTCAGACGAGCGGGCCCAATACGGCCACGTTCAGCAACAACACCGAAGCGTCCCCAACGGTGAGCAATCTGGTGGCCGGCAGCTATGTTTTCAGTCTGACCGCTACCGATAATGAGGGTGCCGGCAGTACTGCCGATGAAGTGACCATCACGGTGAACTCTGAGCCCGTCAGCAGCTCGCTCATTGCCTTTGGGGCCACCTGGAAGTACCTGGACAATGGCACCAACCAGGGCAACAAATGGAAGGCGAAAAACTTTAATGATGCCAACTGGAAAAGCGGCCCCTCGGAGCTGGGTTACGGCGACGGTGACGAAGCCACGGTGGTTAGCTACGGCCCCAATGCCAGCAATAAGTACATCACTACCTATTTCCGCAAAAGCATCAGTATTGCCAATGCCGCTGCTTTCAGCTCCTACACGGCCAGCCTGAAGCGCGACGATGGCGTGATAGTGTACGTCAATGGCACGGAGGTGTACCGCAACAATATGCCGTCGGGTAGAATCTACAATACCTCGCTGGCGGCGGTAGCCACTGATGATGGTGCCACGCCCATTACCTTCTCTATTCCCGCTTCAGCTTTTGTGAACGGCACCAACGTAATAGCCGCCGAGATACACCAGGAAAATGGCAGCTCCTCCGATATTTCCTTTAATCTTTCCCTTTCCGGGGTTAGTGCGGCCGCCAGAACGGTGGCCAGCCTTACCACCAGCCACGCTACCGCCGCCTCGTCAGCGGGCATCAGCGTGTATCCCAACCCATCGGCCGATGGCCGGTTTACGATTGGGCTGACGGAGCCGCTGCAGGGGGAAGTTGTTTACACGTTGCTTTCGCCCTTGGGAGCCCGCATTGCCACCGGCCGCCTGCAGCTGGCCGCCCCCACGGCTACCCTCTCCTTTGACTTCTCGCATGAAATGCCGGCGGTGGGCATGTATTACCTGCAACTGGGGAACGGCCGGAAGCTGAAAACTCAGCTGAAGCTTTTGCGGCAGTAA
- a CDS encoding CaiB/BaiF CoA transferase family protein, with product MSAAPSAALPLHGLFVLELASVLAGPQVGQFFAELGAEVLKVEAPAGDVTRTWKTGAEDVNTDVSAYFSCANWGKQSVVLNLTTPAGQAAVHQLAARADVVLASYKPGDAEKLRVDYATLRQLNPRLLYGHITGYGPAVNRAGYDAVLQAETGFMYLNAAGPGQAPQKMPVALIDLLTAHQLKEGLLTALYRREKTGEGALVQVSLRDSALASLANQAATWLVTGQDPQPLGSGHPSIVPYGTVYTAQDGVRLLLAVGADRQFQELCAVLERPEWATDARFATNPARVAHRAALEQHLLERIAAISGAELLRELEKRAVPAGAVRTVGEALGLESAQRMLLPATAEFPHAGLRTVAFQSPAWPVAPALSAPPHLGMAE from the coding sequence ATGTCTGCTGCCCCATCTGCTGCTTTGCCGCTCCACGGCCTCTTCGTTCTGGAATTGGCCTCGGTGCTGGCCGGCCCGCAGGTGGGGCAGTTTTTTGCCGAATTAGGTGCCGAAGTGCTGAAAGTGGAAGCCCCGGCCGGCGACGTTACCCGCACCTGGAAAACCGGCGCGGAGGATGTGAATACCGATGTATCGGCCTATTTCAGCTGCGCTAACTGGGGCAAGCAATCCGTGGTTTTGAACCTGACTACCCCGGCCGGGCAAGCCGCCGTGCACCAGCTGGCCGCCCGTGCCGATGTGGTGCTGGCCAGCTACAAGCCCGGCGACGCCGAAAAGCTGCGCGTAGACTACGCCACTCTGCGCCAGCTTAACCCGCGCCTGCTCTACGGCCACATTACCGGCTACGGCCCCGCCGTAAACCGCGCGGGCTATGATGCCGTGCTGCAGGCCGAAACCGGCTTTATGTACCTGAACGCGGCCGGCCCCGGCCAGGCGCCCCAAAAAATGCCTGTGGCCCTGATTGACCTGCTCACGGCGCATCAATTAAAAGAAGGCCTGCTGACGGCTTTGTACCGCCGCGAGAAAACCGGCGAAGGCGCCCTGGTGCAGGTATCGTTGCGGGATAGTGCGCTGGCCTCCCTGGCCAACCAGGCCGCCACCTGGCTGGTGACCGGGCAGGACCCGCAGCCGCTGGGCTCGGGCCACCCCAGCATTGTGCCCTACGGCACCGTGTATACCGCCCAGGATGGCGTGCGCCTACTACTGGCTGTAGGTGCCGACCGGCAGTTTCAGGAGCTGTGCGCCGTACTGGAGCGCCCGGAATGGGCCACTGATGCCCGCTTTGCCACCAACCCCGCCCGCGTGGCGCACCGCGCCGCATTGGAACAGCACCTGCTTGAGCGGATAGCGGCTATCAGCGGGGCAGAGTTGCTGAGGGAGTTGGAGAAGCGGGCGGTGCCGGCCGGTGCAGTGCGCACTGTGGGCGAGGCCCTAGGGCTGGAATCGGCACAACGTATGCTGCTGCCGGCTACGGCTGAATTTCCCCATGCGGGGCTGCGCACAGTGGCTTTTCAAAGCCCCGCGTGGCCGGTGGCCCCGGCACTGTCTGCGCCGCCCCACCTGGGTATGGCTGAGTAG
- a CDS encoding class I SAM-dependent methyltransferase, giving the protein MPILDRFSTQAKLYAQFRIDYPAALYEWLLARVPGRHRAWDCATGNGQVAVVLARHFAQVEATDISQAQLAQAPPRPNINYQLAQAEHTPFPDQHFDLVTVGQAVHWFEPAAFNQEVQRVLQPGGVIAEWGYSLVEVNPELDPIIQTFYAETLHAYWDANRWHIDDEYARLPFPFAEVETTRFTEARRWTAAHFLNYLRTWSSVANYQRQHQQDAVLLIAEEVTRLWGEGEREVRFPVFLRLGRAR; this is encoded by the coding sequence ATGCCCATCCTCGACCGATTTTCTACCCAGGCGAAGCTGTACGCCCAATTCCGCATCGACTACCCCGCGGCCCTGTACGAATGGCTGCTGGCCCGCGTGCCCGGCCGCCACCGCGCCTGGGACTGCGCCACCGGCAACGGCCAGGTGGCCGTGGTGCTGGCCCGGCACTTTGCCCAGGTAGAAGCCACCGATATCAGCCAGGCGCAGCTGGCCCAGGCACCGCCGCGGCCCAACATCAACTACCAGCTAGCCCAAGCCGAGCACACGCCTTTCCCGGACCAGCACTTTGACCTGGTGACGGTGGGGCAGGCTGTGCATTGGTTTGAGCCGGCGGCGTTCAACCAGGAAGTGCAGCGCGTGCTGCAGCCGGGTGGCGTTATTGCGGAGTGGGGGTACAGTTTAGTGGAGGTCAACCCCGAACTCGACCCCATCATTCAAACCTTTTACGCCGAAACCTTGCACGCCTATTGGGATGCCAACCGCTGGCATATTGATGATGAGTATGCCCGCCTGCCGTTTCCGTTTGCGGAAGTAGAAACGACCCGCTTCACGGAAGCCCGCCGCTGGACGGCCGCGCATTTCCTAAATTACCTGCGCACCTGGTCCAGCGTGGCTAACTACCAGCGCCAGCACCAGCAGGATGCCGTGCTGCTTATTGCCGAAGAAGTGACGCGGCTATGGGGCGAAGGGGAGCGGGAAGTGCGCTTCCCGGTGTTTTTGCGCCTGGGCCGGGCGCGGTAA
- a CDS encoding DEAD/DEAH box helicase, which translates to MNYLQATPIQEQAIPKIIEGKDLIACAQTGTGKTAAYLIPLLDRISHAKHGTTSTLILVPTRELATQIDEQVTGFGYFVEASSIAIYGGGKSEGWEQQKRALTSGADIIIATPGRLIAHMQMGYVKFEDLKYLVLDEADKMMDMGFSDDILNIVRQLPKKRQTLLFSATMPNKIRDFSKQILNEPEEIRLAVSKPAAGIDQQLYMAFDRQKIYILEHILKTQNVQSMVLFTSQKAAVSGIVRSINKLGYVAQGISSDRTQEEREQIMRDFKNKAFPILVATDVLSRGIDIDSLSHVVNYDIPRAAEDYVHRIGRTARAATKGTAITFISDQDQDRVVKIEKLIERELEKKNVTEELGLGEAPEFDPKRFAGLHGKIGGRPERGGRSGGGSRSGGGGGRDRGPRTEGSGGRDGNRRDAHDPKDPKHQERIAKANAALAALDAGQAPAQPYQRPPREPRPEGEARAPRAPREPRPEGEARPPRAEGDKGEGQGRRKRGGRNRNRSNRPEGSGAEAPQTTPVAPSGE; encoded by the coding sequence ATGAACTACCTCCAGGCCACCCCTATTCAGGAGCAGGCCATCCCCAAAATCATCGAAGGGAAAGACCTGATTGCCTGCGCCCAGACGGGCACCGGCAAAACCGCTGCCTACCTCATTCCCCTCCTCGACCGGATTTCGCACGCCAAGCACGGCACCACCTCCACCCTCATTCTGGTGCCCACGCGCGAGCTGGCTACCCAGATTGATGAGCAGGTAACCGGCTTCGGCTACTTTGTAGAAGCCAGCTCCATTGCCATTTATGGCGGGGGCAAGAGCGAGGGCTGGGAGCAGCAGAAGCGCGCCCTCACCTCCGGCGCCGATATCATCATTGCCACCCCCGGCCGCCTCATTGCCCACATGCAAATGGGCTATGTGAAGTTCGAGGACCTGAAGTATCTGGTGCTGGATGAGGCCGACAAGATGATGGACATGGGCTTTTCGGATGATATCCTGAACATTGTGCGCCAGCTGCCCAAAAAGCGGCAAACGCTGCTGTTCTCGGCTACCATGCCCAACAAAATCAGGGACTTCTCCAAGCAGATTCTCAACGAGCCCGAGGAAATTCGCTTGGCCGTGTCCAAGCCCGCCGCCGGCATCGACCAGCAGCTGTACATGGCCTTCGACCGCCAGAAAATCTACATTCTGGAGCACATTCTGAAGACCCAGAACGTGCAGAGCATGGTGCTGTTTACCTCGCAGAAAGCGGCCGTTAGTGGCATTGTGCGCTCCATCAACAAGCTGGGCTACGTGGCGCAGGGCATCAGCTCCGACCGCACCCAGGAAGAGCGGGAGCAGATCATGCGCGACTTCAAAAACAAGGCGTTTCCTATTCTGGTAGCCACCGATGTTCTGAGCCGCGGTATTGACATCGACTCCCTCAGCCACGTGGTGAACTACGATATTCCCCGCGCCGCCGAGGATTACGTGCACCGCATTGGCCGCACGGCCCGCGCCGCCACCAAAGGCACGGCCATCACCTTCATTTCCGACCAGGACCAGGACCGGGTGGTGAAGATTGAGAAGCTGATTGAGCGCGAGCTGGAGAAAAAGAACGTTACCGAGGAGCTGGGCCTGGGCGAAGCTCCCGAGTTTGACCCCAAGCGCTTTGCCGGCCTGCACGGTAAAATTGGTGGCCGCCCCGAGCGTGGTGGCCGTTCTGGCGGTGGCAGCCGCTCCGGTGGTGGCGGAGGCCGCGACCGGGGCCCGCGCACCGAAGGCAGCGGTGGCCGCGACGGCAACCGCCGCGACGCCCACGACCCGAAAGACCCCAAGCACCAGGAGCGCATTGCCAAGGCCAACGCCGCCCTGGCCGCGCTGGATGCCGGCCAGGCCCCGGCCCAGCCTTACCAGCGCCCACCGCGCGAGCCGCGCCCCGAGGGCGAAGCCCGTGCGCCCCGCGCACCGCGGGAACCCCGGCCGGAAGGTGAGGCACGACCACCCCGCGCCGAGGGCGACAAAGGCGAAGGCCAGGGACGCCGCAAGCGTGGCGGCCGCAACCGGAACCGCAGCAACCGTCCGGAAGGCTCCGGCGCAGAGGCCCCGCAAACCACGCCGGTAGCACCAAGCGGCGAGTAG